A single genomic interval of Gavia stellata isolate bGavSte3 chromosome 31, bGavSte3.hap2, whole genome shotgun sequence harbors:
- the CAPG gene encoding macrophage-capping protein isoform X3 produces the protein MYTALPKSGSPFGPSATHPGLHIWRVEKLRPVEVPKATWGVFFSGDAYLVLHNGPDERAHLHLWMGRDSSRDEQGACALLSTQLNALLGERPVTHREVQGNESDVFMEYFPRGVTYQEGGVDSAFKPTHPGAGAGPVRKLYQVKGKKNIRASERDPSWASFNTGDCFILDLGETLFVWCGARCNVLERSRAQELAAAIRDGERGGKARLEIVADGEEPPEMLQVSDVTGRMDLSQVAASSPFSQSLLCSDDCFVLDNGAGGKVYVWKGRKANEQERQAALKVAEEVIARMGHSPRTQVEILPQGRETPLFKQFFSSWK, from the exons ATGTACACCGCGCTCCCCAAAAG CGGTTCCCCCTTCGGCCCCTCCGCCACCCACCCGGGGCTGCACATCTGGCGGGTGGAGAAGCTGCGGCCGGTGGAGGTCCCCAAGGCGACGTGGGGCGTCTTCTTCTCGGGGGACGCCTACCTGGTGCTGCACAACGGGCCGGATGAGCGAGCCCACCTCCACCTCTGGATGG GCCGGGATTCCTCGCGGGACGAGCAGGGTGCCTGCGCCCTCCTCTCCACCCAGCTGAACGCGCTCCTGGGTGAGCGCCCCGTGACGCACCGCGAGGTGCAGGGCAACGAGTCCGACGTCTTCATGGAGTACTTCCCCCGCGGCGTCACCTACCAG GAGGGCGGCGTGGACTCGGCGTTCAAGCCCACCCACCCCGGCGCCGGCGCCGGCCCCGTACGCAAACTCTACCAGGTGAAGGGCAAGAAGAACATCCGGGCGAGCGAGCGGGATCCGAGCTGGGCCAGCTTCAACACCGGCGACTGCTTCATCCTCGACCTGGGCGAG acCCTCTTTGTCTGGTGCGGGGCCAGGTGCAACGTGCTGGAGCGCAGCAGGGCGCAGGAGCTGGCCGCGGCCATCCGGGACGGCGAGCGGGGCGGCAAGGCTCGCCTGGAGATCGTGGCGGACGGCGAGGAACCACCTGAGATGCTCCAG GTGTCGGATGTAACAGGGCGCATGGACCTGAGCCAGGTGGCCGCGAGCAGCCCCTTCAGCCAGAGCCTGCTCTGCTCCGACGACTGCTTCGTGCTGGACAACGGCGCCGGCGGGAAGGTCTACGTCTGGAAAG GGCGCAAGGCCAACGAGCAGGAGCGCCAGGCGGCCCTGAAAGTGGCCGAGGAGGTCATCGCCCGCATGGGCCACTCGCCCCGGACACag GTGGAAATCCTGCCCCAGGGCCGCGAGACGCCCCTCTTCAAGCAGTTCTTCAGCAGCTGGAAGTGA
- the AEBP1 gene encoding adipocyte enhancer-binding protein 1 has product MGLAGPPRSCLLLAAALLPLLPPGAAPGPAAPPALTDAEIEAFLRGFLGPGERGDGDSDGTDPGTDTDPGTDTDPGTDTHPGSAERLTEPEKPKKGKKEKPPKPTKKPKERPRGSKKDKDRDRDKDRDRDRDRKDKPPKKPKEKPPKGSEKSSKGSKKPKEKPPKEKPPKATKKPSGKKPPTSPPSPPVTPQPPQGEDDVGTPRFPEQPSPYEEEDGGGRGELEESPSEPWEDWHPEPEPEVPEETEPPTLDYNEQLEREDYEDFEYIRRQQKPRKPPSRKKPERVWPQPEEPPKPEVPPPKPPPPPVLVTEGDYEEGFERPDYDDLEYGLPPPPKPRKHPDKEDEMETDEEKLKPWKPKKGGSSKEEEEDPWAEEKGRDRKGKPKKPGGKKWEPDEDEWAPPEEKTRCPPIGLESHRIEDDQILASSMLRHGLGAQRGRLNMQAGANEDDFFDGAWCAEDDSRAHWIEVDTRRTTKFTGVITQGRDSQIHEDFVTSFYVGFSNDSQNWVMYTNGYEEMMFYGNVDKDTPVLTEFPEPMVARYIRIYPQTWNGSLCLRLEVLGCPLSTVSSYYAQQNEVTSTDNLDFRHHTYKDMRQLMKVVNEECPTITRIYNIGKSSRGLKIYAMEISDNPGEHETGEPEFRYTAGLHGNEVLGRELLLLLMQFLCKEYQDGNPRVRSLVTETRIHLVPSLNPDGYELAREAGSELGNWALGHWTEEGYDLFENFPDLASALWAAEERRLVPHKFPNHHIPIPEHYLAEDATVAVETRAIMAWMDKNPFVLGANLQGGEKLVSYPFDTARPVSETPAAAPRPPDDYEDDNPELQETPDHAIFRWLAISYASAHLTMTETFRGGCHTQDMTNAMGIVQGAKWHSRAGSMNDFSYLHTNCLELSIYLGCDKFPHESELQQEWENNKESLLTFMEQVHRGIKGLVTDQQGEPIANATIIVGGINHNIKTASGGDYWRILNPGEYRVSARAEGYNPSVKTCSVFYDIGATQCNFVLSRSNWKRIREIMAMNGNRPIRRIVPGRPMTPRERMRLRMRLRHRMRLRQQMRLRRLNATTAASSPTAPPPTTALPFPFSSTAYAPWSQEPPTAGTWEMETETEVVTELVTETEAWELGTGTAQPFTTAETYTVNFGD; this is encoded by the exons ATGGGTctggcggggccgccccgctccTGCCTCCTGCTGGCGGCCGCGCTACTGCCGTTACTgccgcccggggccgccccgggtCCCGCCGCACCGCCCGCGCTCACCGACGCCGAGATCGAGGCGTTTCTGCGCGGTTTCCTCGGTCCCGGGGAGCGCGGTGACGGCGACAGCGACGGCACCGACCCGGGCACCGACACCGACCCGGGCACCGACACCGACCCGGGCACCGACACCCACCCGG GCTCCGCGGAGCGGCTGACGGAGCCCGAGAAACccaagaaggggaagaaggaaaaacctCCCAAACCCACCAAGAAGCCCAAGGAGAGACCCCGGGGCTCCAAGAAGGAcaaggacagggacagggacaaggacagggacagggacagggacaggaaGGACAAGCCCCCCAAGAAGCCCAAGGAGAAGCCCCCAAAAGGCTCCGAAAAATCCTCCAAAGGCTCCAAAAAGCCCAAGGAGAAGCCACCCAAGGAGAAGCCACCCAAGGCCACCAAAAAACCCTCCGGCAAGAAGCCACCGACCTCCCCCCCGTCACCCCCCGtcaccccgcagcccccccagggTGAGGATGACGTGGGGACACCCCGGTTCCCGGAGCAGCCTTCACCCTACGAGGAAGAGGATGGAGGTGGCCGAG gggagtTGGAGGAGTCACCCAGTGAGCCCTGGGAGGACTGGCACCCTGAGCCCGAGCCTG AGGTCCCCGAGGAGACGGAGCCACCAACACTGGACTACAACGAGCAGCTGGAGCGGGAGGACTACGAGGACT TCGAGTACATCCGGCGGCAGCAGAAACCCCGCAAACCCCCGAGCAGGAAGAAACCCGAAAGAGTCTGGCCCCAGCCCGAGGAGCCAC CGAAGCCGGAGGTGCCACCCCCCAAGCCACCGCCACCGCCTGTCCTGGTGACCGAAGGGGACTATGAGGAGGGCTTCGAGCGACCCGACTACGATGACC TGGAGTAcgggctgccccccccgccgAAGCCCAGGAAACACCCGGACAAAGAGGACGAGATGGAGACGGACGAGGAGAAACTCAAACCCT GGAAGCCCAAGAAAGGCggcagcagcaaggaggaggaggaggacccCTGGGCGGAGGAGAAGGGCCGGGACCGCAAAG gaaaacccaaaaaaccaggGGGGAAGAAGTGGGAGCCGGATGAGGACGAATGGGCCCCTCCGGAGGAGAAGACAA gatGTCCCCCCATCGGCCTGGAGTCCCACCGCATTGAGGACGACCAGATCCTGGCCTCCTCCATGCTGCGCCACGGGCTGGGTGCCCAGCGCGGGCGCCTCAACATGCAG GCGGGTGCCAACGAGGACGATTTCTTCGACGGGGCTTGGTGTGCCGAGGATGACAGCCGGGCGCACTGGATCGAGGTGGACACCCGCCGCACCACCAAGTTCACCGGCGTCATCACCCAGGGCCGTGACTCCCAAATCCA CGAGGACTTTGTCACCAGCTTCTACGTGGGCTTCAGCAACGACAGCCAGAACTGGGTGATGTACACCAACGGCTACGAGGAGATG ATGTTTTACGGCAACGTGGACAAGGACACGCCGGTGCTGACCGAGTTCCCCGAGCCGATGGTGGCCCGTTACATCCGCATCTACCCCCAGACGTGGAACGGGAGCCTTTGCCTGCGCCTCGAGGTCCTGGGCTGCCCCCTCTCCA CCGTCAGCAGCTACTACGCCCAGCAGAACGAGGTGACCTCCACCGACAACCTGGACTTCCGCCACCACACCTACAAGGACATGAGGCAG CTGATGAAGGTGGTGAACGAGGAGTGTCCCACCATCACCCGCATCTACAACATCGGCAAAAGCTCGCGGGGGCTGAAGATCTACGCCATGGAGATCTCCGACAACCCGGGCGAGCACGAGACGG GCGAGCCCGAGTTCAGATACACGGCGGGGCTGCACGGGAACGAAGTGCTGGGTcgggagctgctgctcctgctgatgCAGTTCCTGTGCAAGGAGTACCAGGATGGCAATCCCCGGGTGCGGAGCCTGGTGACCGAAACCCGCATCCACCTCGTGCCCTCCCTCAACCCCGACGGCTACGAGCTGGCCCGCGAGGCG GGCTCCGAGCTGGGCAACTGGGCGCTGGGCCACTGGACGGAGGAGGGCTACGATCTCTTTGAGAACTTCCCGGACTTGGCTTCGGCATTGTGGGCAGCTGAGGAGAGGAGACTGGTGCCCCACAAGTTCCCCAACCACCACATCCCCATCCCGGAGCACTACCTGGCAGAGGATGCCACG GTGGCGGTGGAGACGCGGGCCATCATGGCGTGGATGGACAAGAATCCCTTCGTGCTGGGAGCCAACCTGCAGGGCGGGGAGAAGCTGGTGTCCTACCCCTTCGACACAGCCCGGCCTGTCAGCGAGACGCCGGCGGCCGCCCCTCGCCCGCCGGACGACTATGAGGACGACAACCCTGAGCTGCAGGAGACGCCCGACCACGCCATCTTCCGCTGGCTCGCCATCTCCTACGCCTCGGCCCACCTCACCATGACCGAGACCTTCCGCGGGGGCTGCCACACGCAGGACATGACCAACGCCATGGGCATCGTGCAGGGGGCCAAGTGGCACTCCCGGGCTGGCA GCATGAATGACTTCAGCTACCTGCACACCAACTGCCTGGAGCTCTCCATCTATCTGGGCTGTGACAAGTTCCCCCACGAGAGCGAGCTGCAGCAGGAGTGGGAGAACAACAAGGAGTCGCTGCTCACCTTCATGGAGCAG GTCCATCGAGGCATCAAGGGCTTGGTGACGGACCAGCAGGGAGAACCCATTGCCAACGCCACCATCATCGTGGGGGGCATCAACCACAACATCAAGACAG CCAGCGGCGGGGACTACTGGCGCATCCTGAACCCGGGCGAGTACCGCGTCTCAGCTCGGGCTGAGGGCTACAACCCCAGCGTCAAGACCTGCAGTGTGTTCTACGACATCGGGGCCACCCAGTGCAACTTCGTCCTGTCGCGCTCCAACTGGAAACGCATCCGGGAGATCATGGCCATGAACGGGAACCGGCCCATCCGCCGCATCGTGCCCGGCCGCCCCATGACGCCCCGTGAACGCATGCGCCTGCGTATGCGCCTCCGGCATCGCATGCGGCTCCGGCAGCAGATGAGGCTGCGGCGTCTCAATGCCACCAcggctgccagcagccccacGGCCCCACCGCCCACCACGGCGCTGCCCTTCCCCTTCAGCAGCACTGCCTACGCGCCCTGGAGCCAAGAGCCACCCACAGCTGGCACCTGGGAGATGGAGACCGAAACAGAGGTGGTGACCGAGCTGGTGACAGAGACGGAGGCCTGGGAGCTGGGCACGGGGACGGCGCAGCCCTTCACCACAGCCGAGACCTACACCGTGAACTTTGGTGACTAA
- the CAPG gene encoding macrophage-capping protein isoform X1, protein MYTALPKSGSPFGPSATHPGLHIWRVEKLRPVEVPKATWGVFFSGDAYLVLHNGPDERAHLHLWMGRDSSRDEQGACALLSTQLNALLGERPVTHREVQGNESDVFMEYFPRGVTYQEGGVDSAFKPTHPGAGAGPVRKLYQVKGKKNIRASERDPSWASFNTGDCFILDLGETLFVWCGARCNVLERSRAQELAAAIRDGERGGKARLEIVADGEEPPEMLQVLGPKPTLQEGTPEEDVMADQRNAGAAVLYKVSDVTGRMDLSQVAASSPFSQSLLCSDDCFVLDNGAGGKVYVWKGRKANEQERQAALKVAEEVIARMGHSPRTQVEILPQGRETPLFKQFFSSWK, encoded by the exons ATGTACACCGCGCTCCCCAAAAG CGGTTCCCCCTTCGGCCCCTCCGCCACCCACCCGGGGCTGCACATCTGGCGGGTGGAGAAGCTGCGGCCGGTGGAGGTCCCCAAGGCGACGTGGGGCGTCTTCTTCTCGGGGGACGCCTACCTGGTGCTGCACAACGGGCCGGATGAGCGAGCCCACCTCCACCTCTGGATGG GCCGGGATTCCTCGCGGGACGAGCAGGGTGCCTGCGCCCTCCTCTCCACCCAGCTGAACGCGCTCCTGGGTGAGCGCCCCGTGACGCACCGCGAGGTGCAGGGCAACGAGTCCGACGTCTTCATGGAGTACTTCCCCCGCGGCGTCACCTACCAG GAGGGCGGCGTGGACTCGGCGTTCAAGCCCACCCACCCCGGCGCCGGCGCCGGCCCCGTACGCAAACTCTACCAGGTGAAGGGCAAGAAGAACATCCGGGCGAGCGAGCGGGATCCGAGCTGGGCCAGCTTCAACACCGGCGACTGCTTCATCCTCGACCTGGGCGAG acCCTCTTTGTCTGGTGCGGGGCCAGGTGCAACGTGCTGGAGCGCAGCAGGGCGCAGGAGCTGGCCGCGGCCATCCGGGACGGCGAGCGGGGCGGCAAGGCTCGCCTGGAGATCGTGGCGGACGGCGAGGAACCACCTGAGATGCTCCAG GTGCTGGGCCCCAAGCCCACCTTGCAGGAGGGTACCCCCGAGGAGGACGTCATGGCCGATCAGAGAAATGCGGGGGCAGCCGTCCTCTACAAG GTGTCGGATGTAACAGGGCGCATGGACCTGAGCCAGGTGGCCGCGAGCAGCCCCTTCAGCCAGAGCCTGCTCTGCTCCGACGACTGCTTCGTGCTGGACAACGGCGCCGGCGGGAAGGTCTACGTCTGGAAAG GGCGCAAGGCCAACGAGCAGGAGCGCCAGGCGGCCCTGAAAGTGGCCGAGGAGGTCATCGCCCGCATGGGCCACTCGCCCCGGACACag GTGGAAATCCTGCCCCAGGGCCGCGAGACGCCCCTCTTCAAGCAGTTCTTCAGCAGCTGGAAGTGA
- the CAPG gene encoding macrophage-capping protein isoform X2, translated as MYTALPKSGSPFGPSATHPGLHIWRVEKLRPVEVPKATWGVFFSGDAYLVLHNGPDERAHLHLWMGRDSSRDEQGACALLSTQLNALLGERPVTHREVQGNESDVFMEYFPRGVTYQEGGVDSAFKPTHPGAGAGPVRKLYQVKGKKNIRASERDPSWASFNTGDCFILDLGETLFVWCGARCNVLERSRAQELAAAIRDGERGGKARLEIVLGPKPTLQEGTPEEDVMADQRNAGAAVLYKVSDVTGRMDLSQVAASSPFSQSLLCSDDCFVLDNGAGGKVYVWKGRKANEQERQAALKVAEEVIARMGHSPRTQVEILPQGRETPLFKQFFSSWK; from the exons ATGTACACCGCGCTCCCCAAAAG CGGTTCCCCCTTCGGCCCCTCCGCCACCCACCCGGGGCTGCACATCTGGCGGGTGGAGAAGCTGCGGCCGGTGGAGGTCCCCAAGGCGACGTGGGGCGTCTTCTTCTCGGGGGACGCCTACCTGGTGCTGCACAACGGGCCGGATGAGCGAGCCCACCTCCACCTCTGGATGG GCCGGGATTCCTCGCGGGACGAGCAGGGTGCCTGCGCCCTCCTCTCCACCCAGCTGAACGCGCTCCTGGGTGAGCGCCCCGTGACGCACCGCGAGGTGCAGGGCAACGAGTCCGACGTCTTCATGGAGTACTTCCCCCGCGGCGTCACCTACCAG GAGGGCGGCGTGGACTCGGCGTTCAAGCCCACCCACCCCGGCGCCGGCGCCGGCCCCGTACGCAAACTCTACCAGGTGAAGGGCAAGAAGAACATCCGGGCGAGCGAGCGGGATCCGAGCTGGGCCAGCTTCAACACCGGCGACTGCTTCATCCTCGACCTGGGCGAG acCCTCTTTGTCTGGTGCGGGGCCAGGTGCAACGTGCTGGAGCGCAGCAGGGCGCAGGAGCTGGCCGCGGCCATCCGGGACGGCGAGCGGGGCGGCAAGGCTCGCCTGGAGATC GTGCTGGGCCCCAAGCCCACCTTGCAGGAGGGTACCCCCGAGGAGGACGTCATGGCCGATCAGAGAAATGCGGGGGCAGCCGTCCTCTACAAG GTGTCGGATGTAACAGGGCGCATGGACCTGAGCCAGGTGGCCGCGAGCAGCCCCTTCAGCCAGAGCCTGCTCTGCTCCGACGACTGCTTCGTGCTGGACAACGGCGCCGGCGGGAAGGTCTACGTCTGGAAAG GGCGCAAGGCCAACGAGCAGGAGCGCCAGGCGGCCCTGAAAGTGGCCGAGGAGGTCATCGCCCGCATGGGCCACTCGCCCCGGACACag GTGGAAATCCTGCCCCAGGGCCGCGAGACGCCCCTCTTCAAGCAGTTCTTCAGCAGCTGGAAGTGA